From Peptococcaceae bacterium, one genomic window encodes:
- the nuoK gene encoding NADH-quinone oxidoreductase subunit NuoK, with translation MNINHYLFLSALLFSIGLFGALSKKNAVAVLLCIELMLNAININLVAFTKYLQPGDITGQVFAIFVIVVAAAEIALALAIVIAVYRRRETITIENLDWLKW, from the coding sequence ATCAATATTAACCATTACCTTTTCTTGAGCGCGCTTCTCTTTTCTATCGGCCTTTTTGGAGCCCTTTCCAAGAAAAACGCGGTGGCGGTCCTTTTATGCATAGAGTTGATGTTGAATGCCATCAATATAAACCTGGTGGCCTTTACCAAGTATCTCCAACCGGGCGATATTACCGGGCAGGTGTTCGCGATCTTTGTTATTGTCGTCGCCGCCGCTGAAATAGCGCTGGCCCTGGCGATTGTCATCGCCGTTTATCGCCGCAGGGAAACAATTACCATCGAAAACC